A part of Prionailurus viverrinus isolate Anna chromosome E1, UM_Priviv_1.0, whole genome shotgun sequence genomic DNA contains:
- the CE1H17orf75 gene encoding protein Njmu-R1: protein MLPSLQESLDGDEKELESSEEGGPAEERRPEPPPSSHYCLYSYRGSRLAQQRGDSDDGSPSGTNAGTPSGDDFSLSLVDTNLPSEAEPDLRSFIAKRLSKGAVFEGLGNVASVELRIPDYRVGCYYCLFQQEKLLPETATVDSERNASEYVVCFLGGSEKGLELFRLELDKYIQGLKNNMNCEERGLENHIKSYLSSWFEDVVCPIQRVVLLFQEKLTFLLHAALSYTPVEVKESDEKTKRDINRFLSVASLQGLIHEGTMTSLCMAMTEEPRKSVVIDCSSSQPQFYNAGSNRFCEDWMQAFLNGTEGGNPFLFRQVLENFKLKAIQDTNNLKRFIRQAEMNHYALFKCYTFLKNCGSGDILLKIVKVEHEEMPEAKNVVAVLEEFMKEALAQSL from the exons atGCTCCCCTCCTTGCAAGAGTCTCTGGATGGGGATGAAAAGGAGCTAGAGAGCAGCGAGGAGGGAGGCCCCGCCGAGGAGCGAAGACCCGAACCACCGCCCAGCAGCCACTACTGCCTCTACAGCTACCGCGGAAGCAG GTTGGCACAGCAGCGAGGGGACAGTGACGATGGAAGCCCAAGTGGCACAAATGCAGGAACTCCCTCTGGTGATGATTTCAG CCTCTCCTTGGTGGACACTAATCTGCCATCTGAAGCGGAGCCAGACCTGCGCAGTTTCATTGCTAAGCGTCTTTCTAAGGGAGCAGTGTTTGAAGGGCTGGGTAATGTTGCATCTGTGGAGCTGAG gattccAGATTACCGGGTCGGTTGTTATTACTGTCTTTTCCAGCAAGAAAAACTCCTTCCTGAAACAGCAACAGTGGACTCTGAACGTAACGCTTCAGAGTATGTGGTCTGTTTTTTAGGAGGGTCTGAAAAAGGACTTGAGCT TTTCAGGCTTGAATTGGACAAGTACATTCAAGGCCTAAAAAATAACATGAACTGTGAG GAAAGGGGCCTGGAGAACCATATAAAATCCTACTTGAGCAGCTGGTTTGAGGATGTTGTATGCCCAATCCAAAGGGTGGTTCTTCTCTTTCAGGAGAAGCTTACCTTTCTGCTGCATGCC gCTCTCAGTTATACCCCTGTTGAAGTTAAAGAATCCgatgaaaaaacaaagagagacatTAACAG GTTTCTGAGCGTAGCCAGTCTTCAAGGCCTCATCCACGAAGGCACCATGACATCTTTGTGCATGGCCATGACAGAGGAGCCGCGTAAATCTGTGGTCATCGATTGTAGTAGCTCCCAGCCCCAGTTCTACAATGCAG GAAGCAACCGGTTTTGTGAGGATTGGATGCAGGCTTTTTTGAATGGCACCGAAGGAGGTAACCCTTTTCTTTTTCGACAAGTACTGGAGAACTTTAAACTAAAG GCCATACAAGACACAAATAATTTGAAGAGATTTATCCGTCAGGCAGAAATGAATCATTATGCTTTGTTTAAATGCTACACGTTCCTGAAGAACTGTGGGAGTGGAGATATCCTTCTGAAGATTGTTAAAGTGGAACACGAAGAAATGCCCGAGGCCAAGAACGTGGTGGCTGTCCTCGAGGAATTTATGAAAGAAGCCCTCGCCCAAAGTTTGTGA